The following are encoded in a window of Ignicoccus islandicus DSM 13165 genomic DNA:
- a CDS encoding peptidylprolyl isomerase translates to MAAQKGDVVVLDYVLKLKDTGEVIDTTLEEVAKESGIYKEGTKYEPFVVVLGEGRLIQGIEEAVEGMEKGQEKEVEIPPEKAFGPRDPSKIRRYTVNEFRKAGIRNVYPGMVVEIGNNVGVVKAVSGGRVIVDFNHPYAGKTLVAKIILKDIIKDEKEKIKALVKRRMKDAEVEISDGKVVIKVPEKYLLAEGLQLAKLSIVNDLFRYTNVKEVAFIEEIKKREEKAETQESQESSS, encoded by the coding sequence ATGGCTGCTCAGAAGGGCGACGTCGTAGTTCTAGACTACGTCTTGAAGCTAAAGGATACTGGAGAAGTAATAGACACCACCTTAGAGGAAGTAGCTAAGGAGAGCGGTATATATAAAGAAGGTACCAAGTACGAACCTTTCGTAGTAGTTCTCGGCGAGGGTAGGTTGATACAAGGAATTGAAGAAGCCGTCGAAGGCATGGAAAAGGGCCAAGAAAAGGAGGTGGAAATTCCTCCAGAGAAGGCTTTCGGACCTAGGGATCCAAGTAAGATAAGGAGGTATACTGTAAACGAATTCAGGAAAGCGGGAATAAGGAACGTATATCCGGGTATGGTCGTTGAAATAGGGAACAACGTAGGCGTTGTTAAGGCAGTAAGTGGCGGTAGAGTGATAGTTGACTTCAACCACCCCTACGCTGGTAAGACCTTAGTAGCTAAGATAATACTAAAGGACATAATAAAGGACGAGAAGGAGAAGATTAAAGCATTAGTAAAGAGAAGGATGAAGGACGCTGAAGTAGAAATAAGCGACGGTAAGGTAGTGATAAAGGTTCCAGAGAAGTACTTACTGGCTGAAGGTCTCCAATTAGCGAAGCTATCGATAGTCAATGACCTCTTTAGGTATACGAACGTTAAAGAGGTTGCGTTCATAGAGGAAATCAAGAAGAGGGAAGAGAAGGCTGAGACGCAAGAGTCTCAAGAGAGCTCCTCCTAA
- a CDS encoding transcription elongation factor, whose protein sequence is MPRLKIPLDTICVKTGILCPSCQRKVSSGLVKEYEVDIMRKLLDLEERIKELKDAEYVKSYDLGDLLVIVLKLPDWDKDVVRRIRQALSRELNRKVRVVVKGADPREMAAQLLIPLDVRGVNIVWTPDGTQKYVIRVDRKGKRWPAPKEELEKVLSELLDAPVEIRPQGHF, encoded by the coding sequence ATGCCAAGGTTGAAGATACCATTAGACACTATATGCGTCAAGACCGGTATTCTTTGTCCGAGCTGTCAGAGGAAAGTTAGTAGCGGTTTAGTGAAGGAATACGAAGTAGATATAATGAGGAAGCTTTTGGATTTGGAAGAAAGGATAAAGGAGCTGAAGGACGCGGAGTACGTTAAGAGCTACGACTTAGGCGACCTATTAGTAATAGTACTCAAACTACCCGATTGGGACAAGGACGTAGTTAGGAGGATACGTCAAGCCCTATCTAGGGAATTGAATAGAAAGGTTAGGGTAGTAGTTAAGGGAGCCGATCCAAGGGAAATGGCTGCCCAATTGCTAATACCTTTGGACGTAAGAGGAGTCAACATAGTCTGGACTCCCGATGGCACTCAGAAGTACGTAATAAGGGTTGACAGGAAGGGGAAGAGGTGGCCCGCCCCAAAGGAGGAATTGGAGAAAGTGTTAAGTGAGCTACTAGACGCGCCCGTTGAAATAAGACCGCAAGGTCATTTCTGA
- a CDS encoding ABC transporter ATP-binding protein codes for MSEDFVLRTEGLKKWYKIGGIFSVKGYVRAVDGVDVTIRKGEVYCVVGESGCGKSTLARTIMGLEEITSGEIYFNASPSTAKLLEKKGEKVHGTIVKYSELSEKGLRILKRDMQMVFQDPYASLDPKMKIWEIVAEPVLVHKLASKKKAREIAAQALEKVKLGEEFLDRYPHELSGGQKQRVMIARALSISPKFIVADEPVSMLDVSIRAEIIHLLKEIRDKENVSLMVITHDLATTPHLCDRIGVMYLGKIVEEGPTREVIENPLHPYTKALMAAVLEPSPENRKRRIEVPIKGEVGVPPERGCRFLPRCVLVDQIEGIRPMCSEKEPPLVGDGHKVACWGAKEVHS; via the coding sequence TTGTCTGAAGACTTCGTTTTGAGAACTGAAGGGCTGAAGAAGTGGTACAAGATAGGGGGCATTTTCTCAGTAAAAGGTTACGTTAGAGCCGTGGACGGAGTGGACGTGACCATTAGGAAGGGCGAAGTTTACTGCGTAGTAGGGGAGAGTGGGTGCGGAAAGAGTACTTTAGCTAGGACGATAATGGGATTGGAGGAAATTACCAGCGGAGAGATCTACTTTAACGCATCCCCATCAACCGCTAAGCTACTCGAGAAGAAGGGAGAAAAGGTACACGGGACTATTGTTAAGTACAGTGAGCTTTCCGAGAAGGGCTTGAGAATACTGAAAAGGGACATGCAAATGGTTTTCCAAGACCCCTACGCCAGCCTAGATCCCAAGATGAAAATATGGGAAATCGTCGCAGAGCCCGTCTTGGTTCACAAACTGGCGAGCAAGAAGAAGGCGAGGGAAATAGCGGCTCAAGCGTTAGAGAAAGTTAAGCTCGGAGAGGAGTTCCTAGACAGATATCCACACGAGCTCTCAGGTGGTCAGAAACAGAGAGTAATGATAGCAAGGGCTCTCAGTATAAGCCCTAAATTCATCGTAGCGGACGAGCCAGTATCCATGCTCGATGTATCCATAAGGGCCGAGATAATACACCTACTCAAGGAAATAAGGGACAAGGAGAACGTAAGCTTAATGGTTATAACTCACGACTTGGCTACAACTCCTCACTTATGCGACAGAATTGGAGTAATGTATCTCGGTAAGATAGTGGAAGAGGGGCCTACGCGAGAAGTGATAGAGAACCCGCTTCACCCATATACCAAAGCCTTGATGGCAGCCGTTCTAGAGCCCAGTCCAGAGAACAGGAAGAGGAGAATAGAGGTCCCAATTAAGGGCGAAGTTGGGGTCCCTCCGGAAAGGGGTTGTCGCTTCCTCCCTAGATGCGTCCTAGTTGATCAGATAGAGGGAATTAGGCCCATGTGTTCCGAAAAAGAGCC